Genomic window (Escherichia fergusonii ATCC 35469):
ATGGCCCGGAAGAGATTGATGCCACGGTAGAAGATTACGAGCGTGTTATTGCCTGGTGCCATGAACATGGCTATCTCGATGACAGCCGATTTGTTGCGCGCTTTATCGCCAGCCGTAGCCGCAAAGGTTATGGACCTGCGCGTATTCGTCAGGAACTGAATCAGAAAGGTATTTCCCGCGAAGCGACAGAAAAAGCGATGCGTGAATGTGACATCGACTGGTGCGCACTGGCGCGCGATCAGGCGACGCGAAAATATGGCGAACCTTTGCCAACTGTCTTTTCAGAAAAAGTTAAGATCCAGCGTTTTCTGCTCTATCGCGGCTATCTGATGGAGGATATCCAGGATATTTGGCGAAATTTTGCCGACTGAACGCATACGGTATTTTACTTCCCAGTCAAGAAAACTTATCTTATTCCCACTTTTCAGTTACCAGCCCGGCGGTTAAGACACGCTGTAGCTGGTGGCGATATTTCGTTAGCTTGATTTCAGGATAATTATGAGCAAGAGCACCGCTGAGATCCGTCAGGCGTTTCTCGACTTTTTCCATAGTAAGGGACATCAGGTAGTTGCCAGCAGCTCCCTGGTACCCCATAACGACCCAACTTTGTTGTTTACCAACGCCGGGATGAACCAGTTCAAGGATGTGTTCCTTGGGCTCGACAAGCGTAATTATTCCCGCGCTACCACTTCCCAACGCTGCGTGCGTGCGGGTGGTAAACACAACGACCTGGAAAACGTCGGTTACACCGCGCGTCACCATACCTTCTTCGAAATGCTGGGCAACTTCAGCTTCGGCGACTATTTCAAACACGATGCTATTCAGTTTGCATGGGAACTGCTGACCAGCGAAAAATGGTTTGCCCTGCCGAAAGAGCGTCTGTGGGTTACCGTCTATGAAAGCGACGACGAAGCCTACGAAATCTGGGAAAAAGAAGTAGGGATCCCGCGCGAACGTATTATTCGCATCGGCGATAACAAAGGTGCGCCATACGCATCTGACAACTTCTGGCAGATGGGCGACACTGGTCCGTGTGGCCCGTGCACCGAAATCTTCTACGATCACGGCGACCACATTTGGGGTGGCCCTCCGGGAAGTCCGGAAGAAGACGGCGACCGTTACATTGAGATTTGGAACATCGTCTTCATGCAGTTCAACCGCCAGGCAGATGGCACGAT
Coding sequences:
- the recX gene encoding recombination regulator RecX, producing the protein MTESTSRRPAYARLLDRAVRILAVRDHSEQELRRKLAAPIMGKNGPEEIDATVEDYERVIAWCHEHGYLDDSRFVARFIASRSRKGYGPARIRQELNQKGISREATEKAMRECDIDWCALARDQATRKYGEPLPTVFSEKVKIQRFLLYRGYLMEDIQDIWRNFAD